One genomic segment of Roseovarius sp. EL26 includes these proteins:
- a CDS encoding NAD(P)/FAD-dependent oxidoreductase, producing MPPKQIGIAGAGIGGLAAAAALSADGHQVTVFDQFTTPAPVGSGLVIQPVGQDVLDLIGAGDMARQMGQPIKRMLGHESTSNRAILDVTYDPKDSTGKYGLAMHRSALFHAVLEAAQHAGATLCPDHQVTGVTSADKRQLIFETGAKSPPFDLIVDATGAKSPLSPLKARALPYGAIWGTVDWPMELPVDTSLPLDLLSQRYHKASTMIGILPVGFLPNHQARKAALFWSLTQSDLEIWRSEPIEVWKTQATTLWPAMAPFLEGITDHTQMTTAFYSHGTLRTPAANGLVHIGDAAHRASPQLGQGANMALLDAWALSLSLKEVPDISDALRRYTRMRRRHLWLYQLMSAAFTPLYQSDSRWLPRLRDHILTPLSRIPPAPSVLSRLVCGDLIRPIR from the coding sequence ATGCCCCCCAAACAGATTGGTATCGCTGGCGCAGGCATTGGCGGGTTGGCCGCAGCCGCCGCGTTGAGCGCCGATGGCCATCAGGTGACCGTTTTTGACCAGTTCACAACCCCCGCGCCAGTCGGATCAGGGTTGGTGATTCAGCCCGTTGGTCAGGATGTGCTGGACTTGATTGGTGCTGGCGACATGGCACGTCAGATGGGACAGCCCATCAAACGGATGCTGGGCCATGAGAGCACATCAAACCGCGCCATTCTGGACGTGACGTATGACCCCAAAGACAGCACCGGGAAATACGGCCTCGCCATGCATCGATCGGCCCTGTTTCACGCCGTATTGGAAGCGGCGCAACACGCTGGTGCAACCCTGTGCCCGGATCATCAGGTCACAGGTGTGACCTCTGCTGACAAACGTCAGCTAATCTTTGAAACGGGTGCAAAAAGCCCCCCATTCGATCTGATCGTCGACGCCACCGGCGCGAAATCTCCGCTTTCGCCGCTCAAGGCTCGGGCCCTGCCCTATGGCGCGATCTGGGGTACAGTAGATTGGCCAATGGAATTGCCTGTGGATACATCCCTGCCCCTGGATCTGCTGTCACAGCGTTACCACAAGGCCAGCACCATGATCGGCATTCTGCCGGTTGGGTTTCTGCCCAACCATCAAGCCCGCAAAGCCGCCCTCTTTTGGTCTCTGACCCAGTCAGATTTAGAAATCTGGCGTTCCGAGCCAATAGAGGTGTGGAAGACGCAGGCCACCACACTGTGGCCCGCAATGGCCCCTTTTCTGGAAGGGATCACGGATCATACCCAGATGACAACCGCATTCTATTCCCATGGCACCCTGCGCACCCCGGCCGCAAACGGGTTGGTGCATATCGGTGACGCCGCCCATCGCGCCAGCCCGCAACTGGGACAAGGGGCCAACATGGCTCTGTTAGACGCTTGGGCGCTCAGCCTGTCATTGAAAGAAGTGCCTGACATTTCGGATGCCTTGCGCAGATACACTCGCATGCGGCGCAGGCATCTGTGGCTGTACCAATTGATGAGCGCTGCGTTCACGCCGCTGTATCAATCCGACAGTCGCTGGCTGCCACGCTTGCGTGACCACATCCTGACGCCCTTGTCGCGCATTCCCCCAGCACCCAGCGTCCTATCGCGACTGGTCTGCGGCGATCTGATCCGTCCGATCCGGTGA
- the ileS gene encoding isoleucine--tRNA ligase — MCAELPDYKSTLNLPETEFPMRAGLPKREPAWLERWNKIGIYDRLRDKAEGRPPFTLHDGPPYANGHLHIGHALNKILKDMVVRSQQMMGRDARYIPGWDCHGLPIEWKIEEQYRKKGKNKDEVDLIDFRQECRKFAEGWIDVQRDEFKRLGITGKWEKPYLTMDFRSERIIAEEFQKFLMNGTLYQGSKPVMWSPVEKTALADAEVEYHDKESFTIWVKFRVVNAGDLDGAQVVIWTTTPWTIPSNKAVVYGEGISYGLYEVTSTPDECWAAAGDKFLLADNLAADVMGRARLNDDQWQRVRDVPTSELAGIGLQHPLAGAEGGEGEWDDIRDFRAADFVTDTEGTGFVHCAPSHGMEEFELYRDLGMLEQVITYNVMDDGGFRANLPFFGGKYILNRKGGEGDANKTVINKLVEVGGLLARGKIKHSYPHSWRSKAPVIYRNTPQWFAAVDRAVGDGKDTYGTTIRERALNSIDQLVTWTPKTGRNRLYSMIEARPDWVLSRQRAWGVPLTCFIKKDALPTDEGFLLRNEEVNARVLEAFEAEGADAWYKDGAKERFLEGIVDPAEWDKVDDILDVWFDSGSTHSFVLNDREDGSEDGLADLYLEGTDQHRGWFHSSMLQSCGTRGHAPYRGVLTHGFTLDAKGMKMSKSVGNTISPEDVTKQYGADILRLWVAQSDYSADLRIGPEILKGTADSYRRLRNTMRFMLGSLSEFTEADRMDPADMPRLERWVLSRLAELDEIVRDGYAKYDFQGVFSAVFTFATVDLSSFYFDVRKDALYCDGDNERRRAARTVLDILFHRLTRWLAPVLVFTMEEVWLERFPGDDSSVHLIDFVETPADWRNEQLEAGVAKVRRVRRAVTASLEVQRQDKVIGSSLEAAPIVHVEDAETRDLLATFDVNDLCITSGLTISSDPAPAEAFRVPEIEGIGVVFEKADGEKCQRCWKILPDVGRHAHPGTCQRCNDALG, encoded by the coding sequence ATGTGCGCCGAACTGCCTGACTACAAATCCACCCTGAACCTGCCAGAAACCGAATTTCCAATGCGCGCGGGCCTGCCCAAGCGCGAGCCTGCATGGTTGGAGCGTTGGAACAAGATCGGCATCTATGACCGTCTGCGCGACAAGGCCGAAGGCCGCCCGCCTTTCACCCTGCATGACGGCCCGCCCTATGCCAACGGCCACCTGCACATTGGTCACGCGTTGAACAAGATCCTTAAGGACATGGTGGTGCGCAGCCAACAGATGATGGGCCGCGATGCGCGCTATATCCCCGGCTGGGACTGTCACGGCCTGCCGATCGAGTGGAAGATCGAAGAGCAATACCGCAAAAAGGGCAAAAACAAAGACGAGGTCGACCTGATCGACTTCCGTCAGGAATGCCGCAAATTTGCCGAAGGCTGGATCGATGTGCAGCGCGATGAATTCAAACGTCTTGGCATTACGGGCAAGTGGGAAAAGCCGTATCTGACAATGGATTTCCGTTCCGAGCGCATCATCGCCGAGGAATTCCAGAAATTCCTGATGAATGGCACGCTTTATCAAGGTTCCAAGCCTGTGATGTGGTCACCGGTTGAGAAAACCGCACTGGCCGATGCCGAGGTGGAATATCACGACAAGGAAAGCTTCACCATCTGGGTGAAATTCCGTGTGGTCAACGCCGGTGATCTGGATGGCGCTCAGGTGGTGATCTGGACGACCACCCCATGGACCATCCCATCAAACAAGGCTGTGGTGTACGGCGAAGGCATCTCGTATGGCCTCTATGAGGTGACCAGCACGCCGGATGAATGCTGGGCAGCAGCGGGTGACAAGTTCCTGCTGGCTGACAATCTGGCGGCGGACGTCATGGGTCGTGCCCGCTTGAATGATGACCAATGGCAGCGTGTGCGCGATGTTCCCACATCCGAGCTGGCGGGGATCGGCCTGCAACACCCATTGGCAGGTGCCGAAGGCGGCGAAGGCGAATGGGACGACATTCGCGACTTCCGCGCAGCGGACTTTGTGACCGACACCGAAGGTACGGGGTTTGTCCACTGTGCGCCAAGCCACGGTATGGAAGAGTTTGAGCTGTACCGTGATCTGGGCATGCTGGAGCAGGTCATCACCTACAACGTCATGGATGATGGCGGCTTTCGCGCAAACCTGCCGTTCTTTGGTGGCAAATACATCCTGAACCGCAAGGGCGGCGAGGGCGATGCCAACAAGACCGTGATCAACAAGCTGGTCGAGGTTGGCGGCCTGCTGGCACGTGGCAAGATCAAACACAGCTATCCGCACAGCTGGCGCTCCAAAGCGCCAGTGATCTACCGCAACACGCCGCAGTGGTTTGCCGCTGTTGACCGCGCGGTGGGTGATGGTAAAGACACTTATGGCACCACGATCCGCGAACGCGCGCTCAATTCCATTGACCAACTGGTCACATGGACGCCAAAGACCGGCCGCAACCGGCTCTATTCGATGATCGAAGCACGCCCTGACTGGGTGCTGTCACGTCAACGCGCTTGGGGTGTGCCTCTGACTTGCTTCATCAAGAAAGATGCGTTGCCCACCGACGAGGGCTTCTTGCTGCGCAATGAAGAGGTCAACGCCCGCGTGCTGGAAGCTTTTGAGGCCGAAGGCGCAGACGCTTGGTACAAAGATGGCGCAAAAGAGCGCTTCCTTGAAGGCATCGTTGACCCGGCTGAGTGGGACAAAGTTGATGACATTCTGGACGTCTGGTTCGATTCTGGATCGACCCACTCCTTTGTGTTGAATGATCGCGAAGACGGATCAGAGGACGGCTTGGCCGATCTCTATCTTGAAGGCACCGATCAGCACCGTGGTTGGTTCCACTCTTCGATGCTGCAATCGTGCGGCACACGTGGCCATGCACCCTATCGTGGTGTGTTGACGCACGGGTTTACGTTGGATGCCAAAGGCATGAAAATGTCGAAATCCGTGGGCAACACCATCTCGCCCGAGGATGTGACCAAGCAGTATGGCGCGGATATCCTGCGGCTTTGGGTGGCGCAGTCAGATTATTCTGCTGATTTGCGGATCGGGCCCGAGATCCTGAAAGGCACTGCCGACAGCTATCGCCGCCTGCGCAACACAATGCGCTTCATGCTCGGCTCGCTGTCCGAATTCACCGAGGCCGACCGGATGGACCCGGCGGACATGCCGCGCCTGGAGCGCTGGGTGCTCAGCCGTCTGGCCGAGCTGGATGAGATCGTGCGCGACGGCTATGCAAAGTATGATTTCCAAGGCGTGTTCAGCGCGGTGTTCACCTTTGCGACAGTAGATTTGTCATCGTTCTATTTCGACGTCCGCAAAGACGCGCTTTATTGTGATGGTGACAATGAGCGCCGCCGCGCGGCGCGGACGGTGTTGGACATCCTGTTCCACCGCCTGACCAGATGGCTGGCGCCGGTGCTGGTCTTTACGATGGAAGAGGTCTGGCTGGAACGCTTCCCGGGTGATGACAGTTCGGTTCACCTGATCGATTTTGTCGAAACACCCGCTGATTGGCGCAATGAGCAGCTTGAGGCTGGTGTGGCCAAAGTCCGCCGGGTGCGTCGAGCTGTGACCGCCTCGCTTGAGGTGCAGCGTCAGGACAAAGTAATCGGTTCCAGCCTTGAAGCCGCGCCGATTGTGCATGTCGAGGATGCCGAAACACGCGATCTGTTGGCAACCTTTGATGTGAATGACCTGTGCATCACCTCGGGGCTGACCATCTCAAGTGATCCTGCTCCGGCCGAGGCGTTCCGCGTTCCCGAAATCGAAGGGATTGGCGTCGTATTCGAGAAAGCTGATGGTGAGAAATGCCAGCGGTGCTGGAAAATCCTGCCAGACGTGGGCCGTCATGCACATCCCGGCACTTGCCAGCGCTGTAACGACGCGCTGGGTTGA
- a CDS encoding benzoate/H(+) symporter BenE family transporter, with protein MRTGFPPLQTVTTGAVVAIVGFFSSFPIILQGLASMGATPAQAASGLMAAALSMGICAIVLSLYTRIPASVAWSTPGAALLAVTAATAGGFSDAVGAFIVAGVLTLVAGLYRPFGRLAASIPTPLAQAMLAGVLLPLCLQPVTAMAEAPAVIGPVVMVWLICGRINRMLAVPAAVLMATAIIFVIGDFSKFSTGSALTMGAFVAPTFSLDAVMGIALPLFIVTMATQNVPGLAVLKSYGYTPPPRPLLSGVGGFSMISAFWGAPATCLAAITAAMCANEDCHPDPAQRFWAAVCAGVFYCILGLFAGLITAFAGLAPPLLVASVAGLALVGVLGNSTFAALKDAEYRDAAAITFLVTASGITAFGLGAAVWGLLAGGIVQILRKGIVSNET; from the coding sequence ATGCGCACTGGTTTTCCACCTCTGCAGACCGTGACCACTGGAGCAGTGGTGGCGATCGTCGGTTTTTTCAGCTCGTTTCCAATTATTTTACAAGGCTTGGCCAGCATGGGGGCAACGCCTGCACAGGCGGCGTCGGGCTTGATGGCTGCGGCATTGTCGATGGGCATTTGCGCCATCGTGCTGAGCTTGTACACGCGGATCCCGGCCAGTGTGGCCTGGTCGACACCAGGTGCGGCGTTGTTGGCGGTTACAGCGGCGACGGCGGGTGGGTTTTCGGATGCGGTCGGGGCCTTCATTGTGGCTGGCGTGTTGACATTGGTGGCTGGGCTATATCGGCCGTTTGGCCGTTTGGCAGCGTCTATTCCGACCCCTCTGGCACAGGCGATGCTGGCGGGGGTATTGCTGCCCTTGTGCCTGCAACCCGTTACCGCGATGGCCGAAGCCCCGGCAGTGATCGGCCCGGTGGTCATGGTTTGGTTAATTTGCGGACGGATCAACCGCATGTTGGCAGTGCCTGCTGCGGTGCTTATGGCGACCGCGATCATCTTTGTCATCGGCGATTTTTCCAAGTTTTCAACTGGATCGGCCTTGACGATGGGGGCTTTCGTGGCCCCGACGTTTTCACTGGATGCGGTGATGGGCATCGCTTTGCCGCTGTTTATTGTCACCATGGCCACACAAAACGTGCCGGGGTTGGCTGTGCTGAAAAGCTATGGATACACACCGCCGCCACGACCATTGCTGTCGGGTGTCGGAGGGTTCAGCATGATTTCCGCATTTTGGGGCGCCCCGGCCACCTGTCTGGCGGCGATCACCGCCGCGATGTGTGCCAATGAAGATTGCCACCCTGATCCGGCTCAGCGGTTTTGGGCCGCTGTTTGCGCCGGGGTGTTTTATTGTATTCTGGGACTGTTTGCCGGGCTAATCACCGCTTTTGCGGGCCTTGCACCCCCCTTGCTTGTGGCAAGCGTCGCAGGTTTGGCCCTTGTTGGCGTGTTGGGTAATTCGACCTTCGCGGCACTCAAAGACGCGGAATATCGGGATGCTGCCGCGATCACATTTCTAGTCACCGCCTCGGGCATCACCGCCTTTGGACTGGGGGCCGCCGTTTGGGGGCTGCTTGCGGGTGG